In the Pseudochaenichthys georgianus unplaced genomic scaffold, fPseGeo1.2 scaffold_1258_arrow_ctg1, whole genome shotgun sequence genome, one interval contains:
- the gltpd2a gene encoding ceramide-1-phosphate transfer protein isoform X2, with protein sequence MVLQKRTVRPRHLLLAAMLALLLFFSSFWLPQGGGRDCGSAGQPCLKEAAPPLVPPEAPSLIKECPGQSFQAKILLQYLKLSLSDADDILLEPYLQSWDQLLKFMKSLGTMISLFSGKVTEKVEVIQELSLKHSAKDHGKRSPQTPASFGLKTGAYRSLRSMVEAELKEGVVDFSHRSDSGCRTLLRLHRSLLWLKLMLEGLAEGPDTDGQFKTPGELCRDAYIVALAPHHPWVLRQAAEFVFLALPERQYFLQLVCVQTQQEATPVLQIIINALELVHTQTQRILAQHDMLELP encoded by the exons ATGGTTCTGCAAAAACGGACAGTGAGGCCTCGTCACCTTCTGCTGGCGGCCATGTTGGCTCTGCTCCTCTTCTTCAGCTCCTTCTGGCTCC CTCAGGGTGGAGGCAGAGACTGTGGCAGCGCTGGGCAGCCATGTTTGAAGGAG gctgcGCCCCCATTGGTCCCTCCCGAAGCCCCGTCCCTCATTAAGGAGTGTCCCGGCCAATCGTTTCAGGCCAAGATTCTGCTGCAGTATTTAAAGCTCAGCCTGAGCGACGCTGACGACATCCTGCTGGAGCCGTACCTGCAGAGCTGGGATCAGCTGCTCAA ATTCATGAAATCCCTCGGGACGATGATCAGTTTATTCTCCGGTAAAGTGACAGAGAAAGTTGAAGTGATACAGGAGCTGTCACTCAAACACAGCGCAAAGGATCATGGGAAACGTAGTCCACAAACCCCAGCGTCGTTCGGACTAAAAACAGGG GCATATCGTTCGCTCAGATCCATGGTGGAGGCGGAGCTTAAAGAGGGCGTGGTTGACTTTTCCCACCGCTCAGACTCCGGCTGCCGGACGCTTCTTCGACTTCACCGATCGCTGCTCTGGCTGAAACTCATGCTGGAGGGTTTGGCCGAAGGACCGGACACCGACGGACAATTCAAAACACCTGGAGAGTTGTGCAG AGACGCCTACATCGTGGCCCTCGCCCCCCACCACCCCTGGGTGCTGCGTCAGGCGGCAGAGTTTGTGTTCCTCGCCCTGCCGGAGCGACAGTACTTCCTGCAGCTGGTGTGTGTTCAGACCCAGCAGGAGGCCACGCCCGTCCTGCAGATCATCATCAACGCTCTGGAGCTCGTACACACGCAAACGCAGCGAATCCTCGCCCAACACGACATGCTAGAGCtgccctga
- the gltpd2a gene encoding ceramide-1-phosphate transfer protein isoform X1 yields the protein MVLQKRTVRPRHLLLAAMLALLLFFSSFWLPQGGGRDCGSAGQPCLKEVWQKAAPPLVPPEAPSLIKECPGQSFQAKILLQYLKLSLSDADDILLEPYLQSWDQLLKFMKSLGTMISLFSGKVTEKVEVIQELSLKHSAKDHGKRSPQTPASFGLKTGAYRSLRSMVEAELKEGVVDFSHRSDSGCRTLLRLHRSLLWLKLMLEGLAEGPDTDGQFKTPGELCRDAYIVALAPHHPWVLRQAAEFVFLALPERQYFLQLVCVQTQQEATPVLQIIINALELVHTQTQRILAQHDMLELP from the exons ATGGTTCTGCAAAAACGGACAGTGAGGCCTCGTCACCTTCTGCTGGCGGCCATGTTGGCTCTGCTCCTCTTCTTCAGCTCCTTCTGGCTCC CTCAGGGTGGAGGCAGAGACTGTGGCAGCGCTGGGCAGCCATGTTTGAAGGAGGTATGGCAAaag gctgcGCCCCCATTGGTCCCTCCCGAAGCCCCGTCCCTCATTAAGGAGTGTCCCGGCCAATCGTTTCAGGCCAAGATTCTGCTGCAGTATTTAAAGCTCAGCCTGAGCGACGCTGACGACATCCTGCTGGAGCCGTACCTGCAGAGCTGGGATCAGCTGCTCAA ATTCATGAAATCCCTCGGGACGATGATCAGTTTATTCTCCGGTAAAGTGACAGAGAAAGTTGAAGTGATACAGGAGCTGTCACTCAAACACAGCGCAAAGGATCATGGGAAACGTAGTCCACAAACCCCAGCGTCGTTCGGACTAAAAACAGGG GCATATCGTTCGCTCAGATCCATGGTGGAGGCGGAGCTTAAAGAGGGCGTGGTTGACTTTTCCCACCGCTCAGACTCCGGCTGCCGGACGCTTCTTCGACTTCACCGATCGCTGCTCTGGCTGAAACTCATGCTGGAGGGTTTGGCCGAAGGACCGGACACCGACGGACAATTCAAAACACCTGGAGAGTTGTGCAG AGACGCCTACATCGTGGCCCTCGCCCCCCACCACCCCTGGGTGCTGCGTCAGGCGGCAGAGTTTGTGTTCCTCGCCCTGCCGGAGCGACAGTACTTCCTGCAGCTGGTGTGTGTTCAGACCCAGCAGGAGGCCACGCCCGTCCTGCAGATCATCATCAACGCTCTGGAGCTCGTACACACGCAAACGCAGCGAATCCTCGCCCAACACGACATGCTAGAGCtgccctga